The Thioflexithrix psekupsensis genomic interval GTAAAAGTCATGAAATCGCCTTTAGTGTACGCGAGCCATTGCAGGCGATTGGGCGCGAATTGGGGGCGAATGTGAAAATTGTTGAAGTGCCGCCGGGGCCTCCCGTACAAGCTCCGTTGGTGGCGGAGGTGTATGGTTTGGATTATGAAGGACAATTGCGCATGGCGAAAGCAGTGCGGCAAGTATTTGAAAATACAAAAGATATTGTTGATGTGGATGACAGTGTGGAATCGCCTGCGCCTAAATTAATTATCGAGATTGATCAGGCCAAAGCGGCGCGTTTGGGTGTGTCACAACAAACCGCGGTGACTGCGATTAATACGGTATTGCGGGGTGAAGATGTGACTTTTCTTTATGAAAATAATGTGAAATATCCCATTCCCATTCGTTTAACGTTCGCACCCGGTGAAAAGGCTGAAGTGGATCAATTGCAAAATTTGCGCGTGCGCAGTCAAAGCGGCCATTTAATTGCCTTATCTGAATTTGCTCAAGTGCGTTTAAGTCAACGGGAAAATGCGATTTATCATAAAGATTTATTGCCCATTGCTTTTGTCACGGGAGATATGGCGGGTAAATTAGACAGTCCTTTGTACGGTATGTTTGATATTTTTGCCGTCTTAAAAGACAGTCCTATTGAGGGCTATGATTTGCAACAATACTTGTTTCAACAACCTGAAAATCCTTACCGTTATAGCATTAAATGGGATGGAGAATGGCAGGTGACATTTGAAACGTTCCGGGATATGGGCATTGCGTATGCGATTGGGATGATTTTAATTTACTTATTAGTGGTGGCGCAATTCCGTTCTTATCTGGTGCCATTAATTATTATGGCACCGATTCCTTTAACGATTATTGGCGTGATGCCGGGTCATGCGTTATTGGGAGCGCAATTTACGGCGACATCGATGATTGGGATGATTGCATTAGCGGGAATTATTGTGCGCAATTCCATTTTATTGGTTGATTTTATTAACCAACAAGTCGATGAAGGAATGGATTTTGCCGATGCGGTGGTGAATGCCAGCGCAGTGCGGGCAAAACCGATTGTTTTAACGGGATTAGCGGCAATGTTAGGGGCATTTTTTATTCTGGACGATCCGATTTTTAGTGGATTAGCGGTGGCGTTAATTTTCGGAATTTTTGTTTCGACTTTATTAACATTAATCGTGATTCCTGTCATGTACTATGCGTTTACGCGCAAACGGTTCATGAAAAAATCCCCCGCCACTCCCACAGAACCGCCAGCTTCTGCGCCAAAATCTCCCGAGGTGATCGTTGAAGATGATCCGGTGATTCAACAGGAATTCCAACCCTCACATCCGCCTGCTTCGGCTTCGTGAGTTTTGTCCATTTGATTTAGAAATTGCCCGCCTCCCAATGCGTTGCGTTGGGGGGTTGGTTTTTGGAATAAGTCGTTAAATAAAAACATTCAGAATTTTTACTTTTCTACCCAATTTTTCTCACGCTTGACATAACACAAATCCCACACGCCATGTCCCAAACGTTGTCCTCGTTGTTCAAATTTGGTCAAAGGACGATCCACCCGCCAACGCGGCAAAAAACAACGCGGTGCCAGTTTATTTTGAAAACACGCATTCGCTTCTAAAACATTCAGCATTTGATACGCATAATCTTCCCAATCCGTCGCCAAATAAAACTCACCATTCACTTTTAAACGACTGGCAATTAAGGCAACAAAATCAGCTTGAATTAAACGCCGTTTAAGATGTCTTTTTTTCGGCCATGGATCGGGAAATAACACATAAAATCGTTCAATACTATTAGGTGCAATGCAATGGGTTAATATTTTCACGGCATCTTCGGTCATTACACGCACATTCGACAAAGCATCATCACTTAATTGCTGCAACAAACGCCCTGCACCGGGCAAATGAATATCAATCCCCAAAAAATCACATTCAGGATAATGACAAGCAAAATAATGTAACGCATCACCGCGTCCGAAACCGATTTCTATATGTTTAGGCGCGGTGCGTTGAAATTCGGCATTGAGATCAAGAATTTGTTCTTGATAATCAATGCCATATTGCGACCAAAAATGTTGTAAAGCACGTCGTTGGGCATCGGTGGTTCTGCTATTGCGACGCACAAAACTGCGAATTTCACGGATATTTTCCATAAGTAATCAAAAACAAGGTAAAATTAAAAAATTACTCCGTCCGCGCCACCAACAACACCACCGAACGGCCAGATACCGCATAATGATCTTGTTGCGTTAAACGAACCGTTTCTTGTAAAGAAGCCGCAATATCTTCTGGCGCACTTAAATAAGTATCAATAAAACGATACCACGATTGTCGAGAAGGTAAAGGCGGCAATTCAAAAGTTAAATTATCCCAAAACGCATTAATAATTAAGTAATAATGTGCCGCATAATAACCTTCATCAGAACGCAATTGTAACGCTAAAGAACGCGACTCCCAAGACCAATCAGGACAAGATAATTTAACCCCATGCCACTGCACATGAGGAACATGGCGATGATGTTCAGATAAAAATTGATTCTGTTGAAATAATGTTTCATGACGGCGTAAGAGAATTAATTGTTGACAAAAACGCCATAAATCGGCATTTTTTTCGACCAATTGCCAATGAAACCAACTGATTTCATTGTCTTGACAATACGCATTATTATTGCCTAATTGCGTGCGCCCGCATTCATCTCCGGCCACTAACATGGGCGTGCCTTGCGAAAGAAATAACAGGGCTAAAAAATTCTTCATTTGTCGCTGCCGTAATTGTATAATGCGAGTATTAATTGTTTCTCCTTCTTGGCCGCAATTCCAACTGTTATTGTGCGAATCGCCATCTTGATTATTTTCACCATTAGCTTCGTTATATTTTTGATTATAACTGACCAAATCATGAAGAGTAAAACCATCGTGAGAAGTAATAAAATTAATACTGCGCCATGGCGCATGATATAAGTCAGGACTGCCCATCAGGCGATTTTTTAAACCCATAATCTGCCCCCCATCGCCTTTAAGAAAACGTCTAATGTCATCTCTAAAGCGACCATTCCATTCTGCCCAACGTTGTGGGCAAGGAAATTGTCCCACTTGATATAATCCTGCCGCATCCCACGCTTCAGCAATTAACTTAGTTTGTGCCAAAATAGGGTCTTGTGCAATACGCTGAATTAAAGGCGGTAAAGGCAACACTTCTCCCTGCTGACCGCGACAAAGAATAGAGGCTAAATCAAAGCGAAAACCATCAATGTGCATTTCCAATACCCAATAACGCAAACAATCAATAATTAAATCGCTCACGACAGGATGATTGGCATTAATAGTATTGCCACAACCTGAATAATTTAAATAAGCCGTTTTGTCTTTAGTCAGTAAATAATAAACTTCGTTATCAAATCCTTTTAAAGAAAACGTGACACCGTGTTGATCTCCTTCAGCCGTATGGTTAAAAACCACATCTAAAAAAACTTCAATGCCCGCACAATGAAAGGCTTTAACCATACTTTTAAGTTCGTTTAATACCTGTTGTGGATTGTCGGCATAACTCAATTTAGGTGCAAACCAATTAATAGAACTATATCCCCAATAATTCGCTAAAAATGCGCCATTCTGCGGATTGCGGCGTGGATTTTCAGCTTCGTCAAATTCGTGAATGGGTAATAATTCAACCGCGGTCACGCCTAATTGTTGTAAATAGGGGATTTTTTCGGTTAAAGCGGCAAAAGTGCCTGCTTTTGCATTAACCTGCGCGCTGGGGTGTCGGGTGAAGCCGCGCACATGTAATTCATAAATAACGGTTTCGGCATAAGGGCGATGAAGCGGACGATCAGCTTCCCACGCATAATGGTCGGCGACGACCACGCCACGCCGCACGCCGCTGGCAAAAATGCGGCGACGCGAGGCTTGTTGAGGTACAGACCATTCTGGGCGACCTTGAATTAATTTGGCATAAGGATCGAGCAGTAATTGTTCCCGTTCCAAATGCAAAAATGAAGGCGCATGATTCGGGTCATAAGCCACGTGATAAGCATATTCCCAATCAATACCAATGCCTGCTACAAAAACATGCCAAATGTGACCTGTGCGATGAATGCGAGAACGCAAGCGAATTTCACGACGAAATTCAGAACGATATTCTCTAGGGGCAAACAACACTAATGAAACACTGCTGGCCGAACTAGAAAAAACAGCAAAATTAACCCCATTTGGCAATAACGTTGCGCCTAAAGGTAAGGGATAACCCCGCTGAATTTCTAAGTTATAAATAGTATTCATTTTTTATTAAAAAATTGCCTAATAATAAATTAAAATAAACGCCACGATCAAGCCAATGAATGGCGTTAATTTTTCTCAGTATTGGCTTCTACAACCAGTAGAGAAACCACACCTGTTTTAGCCATTTGTTGCAGATGACGAGTTAAACTTTCGGCTTCGTCGTAATCATCGTAAAGTGTGCCGCCGCCCGCCGCCACATACATGTGTAATGCGGCACTCCATTCGACTGTACCTGATTGATCTTGAAGCTGAACACGGTAATAACAGCGCGGTTTTTGTCGATGTTCTGCGGCGATTTCGGGGACGGGTTTTAACTGGGCTTTTTTAGCGGCGCGCTCACCATCACGCCATCCCGTATCCCACCATGAATGTTCTTGAGAATCAGTGGGATAAGGGTTTTTATCTCGACTCATGCCCTGCTTAAATGCGTGCAACCCCATGCGCAAGCGATGTTCTCGAATTTTATCTTCTTCGGTAATGCCTTGTGCAATTTCTAGCATCATTTTGTCTAATAAATCAATTAAATCTTGGCTGCTCCATTGTTTGCGTTTTTCCAATTGAATGGTGGCAATGACATAACGCAAAACTCGCAAAACATGATTAGCAAAATCAATACGCTCTGGTGTGTCTAATTGCAGGCGAGTGTCTATTGAATCTTTTGACATTTTATTATTCCTTATGGCAGGTTAATCGTGGGAAAAAGCAGTGATGGTATTATTTTGTATAAAATAGTATAAATAATGGCTTAAATGAAAATGCTTATTGACGGCTAATGTTTGTTCACAGGTTTGTTCAAAAGTTTTTCCATTTTGCAATGCAGAAAGTAAGGTAAATTCTGCTGGAGATAATCGATGCAATTCGATTAAAAAATTTCGTCTCAAAATTAATAATAAATCCCCCCCTTGCGCCAAATCAACGTGTTTATCGCCTTGATAATGGTCTTGATTCACTTGCCAAATACGTTGAATGGGATAATCAGAAGCCAATAAATGCGCCGATGGATGTAAATGAAAGCGTAATGATGCCGATTGGTCAACAGGAATTTGTGCCAATGCTTCTATTTGAAGAGCATCAGAATCCGCCGCATGAAAAGCACAATGCCACGCCCATTCTAAACGCGCCACATCAGGTAAATAAATCAGTGATTGTGCAGGAGAATAATGGGTAATAAATGTGTTAAAAAACGCACCATATTCGTGTAAATCGCCAGAATAAGACGGATAATGCTGCACATAGTGTTTAGCCATCACGTAAAAAAAACGCTCGCCCACCAATCGTTGCACCACAGGATAAATGCGGCTTAACGCATCGCTTAATAGACCAAAAATACTATTGCGATAAATCATTAATCCATTTGCACTTTCTGCGGTTAAGGCAGAGTCAGAAAAATCATCGGCTTTTTCGACTGAAAAATTCCAGATCAAATCGGCAAAATTTTCTTGTAATTGTTTTAATTCACTGGGTGCGTTCATGATAAATTTTCCGATAATTATCTGCTTTTTCAGCTTCATTAACTAATTGTTTTAATTCAGGAATATCATTATCCCATTCGATAATAGTTGGTATATCACCGAAATAAGTTAAAGCCTTTTGATACCATTCCCAAACGCCATCAGCTACGGTTCGGCTATGGGTATCAATCAGTAATGATTCATGATGATTCTCAAATCCCACCAAATGAAATTCTTTGACCGCATCACTAGGTATTGCCGCTAAATAAGTTTCTGGATTAAATCCATGATTAAACGCATTGACATAGACGTTATTAATATCTAATAAAACACCACAACCTGTTCGTTGCACCAATTCCCGAATAAAAACCCATTCAGGCATCGTAGAAGCCTTAAATTGAATATAACTGGAGACATTTTCAATTAATAGTTGTCGCCCTAAATAATGCTGCACTTGATCAATACGCTGACTTAAATAAGCTAATGTGCTTTCATTATAAGGTAGCGGTAATAATTCGTTAAAAAATCGCTGATTTACAGATGACCATGACAAATGCTCTGACACCAATACAGGCTCAAAACGAGCGATTAATTGTTTTAATTTTTCCAAATGAGAAACGGCGAATTGATCCGTTGAACCCAACGATAAACCCACCCCATGCAGACTCAAAGGATACAATTCACGTAGTCGCGTCAACCAGCGCAGCGTCGCCCCTCCCGCACTGAAATAATTTTCACTGTGGGCTTCCAACCAACCCACCGCTGGCCGCGTTTCTAATAATGCCTGATAATGCACCGAACGCAAACCAATCCCTGCTTTTAATGGAAAAAAAATTGAATTCACTTTGTTTTTGCTCTGTTTTGGCGATAATAATGTTGTACAATTTCCCTTTGAAATTCAGTTTATCATCCCCATATTAACACTGGGCAATTGCCCTTGAGAAATGGCAGACGCTAATCTTAACACTGAGTAAGGAGTATTTTTCTAATGAATCGAGTGGCTAACACATTGATTTCTGGGCTATTATTAACAACTGCGCTGAGTGGCACCGCATGGGCAGATGATGCCAAAAAAGATGCTGTCGAATACCGCCAAAGTGTTTACCAAGTCATCAAAGGGAATTTTGCCCCGATGGCACAAGTGGTTAAAGGCGAAGCCAGTTATGACGCGGACAGCTTTACACTACGTGCCGAGCGCGTAGCCGCATTGAGCAAGATGGCTTTAGAAGGCTTTATTCCAGAAACCGACATGCTCAGTATGGACGTTAAAACGGGCGCAAAACCCAATATTTGGGAAGAATGGGACGATTTCAAAGCCAAAAATGCGGCTTTAGCCACTGAAAGCGAAAAATTATTAGAAGTCGCTAAAACAGGCGATTTAGACAAGATCAAAGCACAGTTTGCTGAAACAGGCAAAACTTGCAAATCTTGTCACGATAAATTCCGCGAGAAATAAACGCAAAATGGGAGGTATTGGGTTAAATAAAAATTATCCCCTATCTCCCATCTTAATGATTCTGCTGCTGACTTTCAATATTAAGTTGTTCATGTCTTTTATTTGACTCTTTTTTAAGAGTAAAAATAATTCTTTTCTCCCCTTCTTTTCTCTTTATTATTCCCTTTATAATTCGGCACTATTGATTCTGTGGTGATACTTCTTATGAGTGAGGTAAAGCCATCAGAGTCTATGGTGTGGTTGAATTTGATAAAAAATACAGTTATATTGACGCGATTTTGTGAGTGGTAATAAAGGAGTGAAATGATGACTGATGAGCAATTAATTGCAGCGTATTTTGCGGATGAATCGAAGTTGTATCAAGATTTTTATCGTAAAGTGGTGTTAAAAGAAGAATGGGATGAGGCTCGGCCAATTGGTAAATTGCCGTCTCTTGAAGAAATGAAGGCGATGGCAACGCAGTGGCTGAAAAATTTGCGTAAGCAAGATGAGGTGCGCGATTTTTTCTGTAAGGTTAAGTTAAGCCGTTTAAAAGGCGGTGAAACGGCGTGTTCGTATTGGAAAAAAACACGCGGCGTTCCCCACGCACAACAAGAATTGGCCATTGCGATTTTTGCCGATATATTTGTTGTGCCAGTGCTTCATCCCACTCATACCACTGTGGTGGTTTCAGCTTTAGTGCTGATGCACACTTTAGATTTTCTGTGTCAGGATTGTGGGGATTAAGGGAGTTTTGAAAATTGGGATAGCACTTGTTAATAAGGTGCTATCCTGAATTATCTGGTATCAATTTGAGAGGTAAATCATGCCGATTGCAGAAGGGGAATTAACACGTCTTTTAGAGCGCGCCACGGTTAGATTTTGGGTAGGAAAAGAAAGTGTCGGGACGGCTTTTTTTATTACCCCTGATTATTTATTAACTGCCTATCATTGTATTGGGGAATATGCAGACAGAAATGAGCTTTATATTAGCAATAGTATTTATGGTAAAAAACGTGTCAGATTAGAAGAGGATAAATGTTTTAGAAATGAAGAAATTGATATTGCGGTTTTAAAATTGTGGAATGAAAAACCCAGTTCTGATTATGTGCCATTGGGTTTGGTGAATATTTTAAATCTTTCCCAATCGGTTGTTGCTTTGGGTTATCCGCAAGATAATTTTATGATTACTGAAGGGAAGCTATTAAGTTTTCCAGAAAAGCATCCAAATATGTTTATTTCGGATTGTTTAAAAGGGCGCGGACAAAGTGGTGGATTGGTTTATCATCATGAAAGTCAACGGGTTGTGGGTTTAGCTTTGCGGGTTTGTGAAGAGGATTATTTGTTAAATAGTGGTTATGTGGGGCGTTTTGATGAATTGTTTAGACATTGGCCACAATTACGTGATTTAAACGCAAAAACTATTCAACATTGGAATAATCGACTGGGTTTGTCTGATAATTCAGTGGTCATTAAAACGGTGATTAAACCTTCTCGCTGGGGATTTTGGCTGGGTTTTGGATTATTATCTGTGTTGATTTTAAATGTGGCTTATTGGGAAACTAAGCAGCCCATAATTGTTGTCAATAATCCAGAACCATCATCCATTTTATCTCAAGCTAAAAATCAACTTGATAAGGCTGAAAAATCATTGTCATTATGCCAATCGGATTTAACAAGCTATAAAAATAATTATAATGGCTTGCAATCTCGCTTTAAACAGCAAGAAACTGCGTTAAATACTTCAAAAGCGGATTTGTCTGCTTGCCAAAATAAGTTGCGAAGTTTGCAGACAGAATTAAAGGTAATGGAAGAAAAATTGGTAAAGGCTGAATCTAAAACATCTTTAATCAAAGACCGCTACCGCGACAACGGCGACGGCACTGTAACCGACACCAAAACCGACACCAAAACCAATCTCCAGTGGATGCGCTGCCTCATTGGACAAGAATGGCAAAATGGACGCTGTCAGGGAGAAGCACAGAAAATGGATTGGGATGAAGCACAGAAACTAAAGATTAGCTTTGCGGGACATAGTGGTTGGCGACTCCCGACGATTGAGGAACTGCGCAGCTTGGTTTACTGTAGCAGCGGAAAGCCTGCTTATTTTCCAAATAACGGCAAAAAGTGTGAGAGTGAGTATCAGCGTCCAACCTTAGTCAAAGAAGCATTTCCTGATGCGCTTGCTGAACACCACTTTGTTTGGTCTAGTTCCCCTGTTGCGGGCAACGAAGGCTACGCGTGGTACGTGGGTTTCAAGCATGGTCATGGCAGCAGCAACTATCGCAACGGCTATGGTCACGTTCGGTTGGTGCGCGGCGGACAGTGATTTGCATTTTTTCTTATTATTTTGTCAGAATCAGAATTTACAGACACAAGGATTTTCAGAATTAATCCGTTCTTAAAATAGTTTTTCTTCAATTCTGGAAATTTTAAAATTCTGGAAATTCTGATTCAGACACAATAAAGATGAATCATTTCATACTTTTTTCATCGGGAGCAATTGTGGGCTGAGTTGAGGTGTCCGTAGTGGTTTCAGAAGGCAAAGGCGCAGGAATAGCTGACTCTGCTTCGGCTGTGGCTTGGGCTTCGCGGGCAAAAAATCGTTGCATATCGTGTGGAATAATATCGCCTAATGGTTTGAAATCGTTATAATTTCTCGCATAAATATCCATTCCATCACACTGATTAAACTGCGCTTGTTTAAATAACGCCCGAAATGCCTCGCGGCGCAATTCCTCACTGACTCCCTGCGAAAAAAACGGTTGCATATCGGTTTGCGGCGTTAAACTGTCTAGGGACGGCATATCCGCGTCTGTGAGCGGTTTTTCCTGCGTGTCTGCTGTCGTCGTCACTTGCGCTGGGGATTTCGTCGTATCCGCAATAATCGGCGGCGTTTCAGAAGAATCCGTAGGGAGTTGTTGCGCGGCGCGTTTGCGCTTTGACCAGCGTTGTAAAAAAGAATCTGAAGTCATAATCTATTTCTCCTCAAGTAGTTAAACAAAAGTAATCTGGTATTCATTACCAAATCGCCTCAGGGCGTAGTTAAATAAAAATATTAAGGTATTAAAAGCGTTCAGAATTTTCACATTTCTACCGCCCCCCTACCCCCCTCCTGCTAGGAGGGGGAAAGAGATGAGGTTATCTTGTTAAATTTTAACCATAAAAATAACCTCTTTCTCCCCCTCCTAGCAGGAGGGGGCTGGGGGGCGGTAGAAATGCAGAAACTATGAACACTTTTAATAGCTGAATATTTTTATTTAACTACTTAAATTCTAAAATAAAATCACTAAAAATAGGGATAAAATCATCTTTATAAAATGACCTTATCCCCTGTTAAAATTAAGCCTTAGAAAAAATTAAGGCGTAACGGTAAAAGTTAATGGCTCTGTACCAAAGAATAATGAACCATCACTCTTGAGAACATAACCAATAAAGAAAGTAAAATCACCCACCAATCCTTGCAATTCCCCTTTAAATAAAGGAATCGCTAAATTAGCACCTAAAGTCACATCGGCTTGCATGGGTTTTAACCCTTCTAAGGTAATGTCCCAAATCGGCCATGTGCCATTTTTCGCATCAAAAACGTAAATGCCTTCCCCTTCTTGGGTGCGGTAAATGCCCACTAAAATCACGTCGGCCAATTCGCCCACATGGCGCGTATCCGTGTTGATCATAAAGGATATTTCTACGGTTTCATTTTGAGATACTTCGCGTGCGGTTTGCTGATCGGCGGCTTTGATAAAAAAGCCTGTGAAATTTGCAGTCGTTTCCAAAATGTCCAAGGATGTATTCACGCCCGTGCCATTACTTGGTGGCGGAGGAAGTTCGCCTTCGACCGTGACCAGCGCGGTACTGCTGTTTTGGCTGCCGGTTTCATTGCTCACTTGTACCCAATAGGTTGTGGTGCGGGTTAAAGCAGGTGTGACAAAATTATTGCTGTCTTCCCCAACAGGAGTTGATGTATCACCTCTTGCGCCCTGATACCAACGGTAACTTAATGGTTCTGACATTTGAGTTTGCGCAGTGGCAGGCCCCACGCGCACCGATAAGGTAGCCGTTTCATTGACTTGAATGGTTTGATTTGCGGGTTGGCGCGTGATCAGGAAATCACGCTGAACGGGACCCCCTTCAACAGTAATGGTCACTTGTTCACTGCTTTGTACACCAGTTGTATTGCTCACTTGCACCCAATATTGAGTGGTTTTTTCCAAAGCGGGGGTTGTGAAGCGGGGAGAATTTTCGCCCACAGGACGGGTGGTGTTGCCGCGTTTACCTTGATACCAACGGTAAACCAACGGTTCAGAAACGTAACTAATCCCCGCCATCGGGCCAATACGCACCGATAAAGTCGCTGTTTCTTGATATTGAATGGTTTGATTGACCGGCGAACGAGTGATAACAAAATCGCGCCGTCCCGGCTCTCCCACCGTCAATACCAAGTCTCCCGATGCACCCATGACTCCAGCCACTTGCAAATAATAGCGGGTTTTCGCCGTGAGACTCATGGTGACTTGTGAGGTCACTTGACTGAAGCTGTCCGTGACATAATTGTCATTACAAGCCAATTGGGTCAATTTTCCGTCTTGCATCGTCCACACGGCCAGCAAGGTGTCATAACGAGAGCCTACCGTATTGATACGTATATTACGCTGATCGACCGTTGGCGTGTATTCAAACCAAACATCATGCCCCAACTCATCCAACGCACAACGCGGAGAGATACCACTAAAATCTGTCCCTACACTGCTTAATTGCACTTGATAAGGCAAAGGTTCTGTGACACTACGCGCCGTATCCACATTGGTATTGGAAACAGGAATTCTAAGACTTAATTGTAAAATAGCACCGCTTCCCGTTTCGGGTAAATAGCGGCCACCCACTTGTAACCAGTAAGTGACTCCGCCTTCTAATTCAGCCCGCAACGCCGCTTGGGAAACAAGACCGTTAGTGCGACTACAAGCAATTTCTCGTGTTGGGGAACTTTGTCCACTCCATATCGTTAAACTGGTGTCGTGGTTAGAGCCAGCGGTGTCAATGGCTAAACTTTGTGTTTGGTTTGGGGTGTAGCGATACCATACACTGCTTTCAATGTCTGGATCGCAACTGGGACGAGGTTCATCTGGGCTTAATGTGGCTGCTGTGACAATTTGTTGGCGTTGATAACTAATGCTAGAACTGGCAGGAATCACCACCGCAGAGAAAAAATTATCATTGGTCAACTGTTGGGCTTGAGCCACGTTTAATACCAAATTTCTACCCGCATCTTGTGGCAAGCTGCTGATATTAAAAAAATAAACCGTATTAGGTTTAGCGGTAAAGCTCAATTGTGCTTGGGGTGAACCTGCACTGTCATCGTTACACGCCACCTCAGACAAAGGGTGTGTATTTCCTTGCCATACCGATAAAATGGTGTCGTAATCTGAATCAATTGTGTCTAAAGTGACTTCGCGCTCTTCAAACGTCACATAACGATACCATACACTTCCCCCCACGCGATCCCCAGAGCAAGAAGGTTTTAATTCACCGGTCTCAAGGGTGGCCGCGGCGACATTAATACGTTCACTAAAAGGTAAGTTATTGATTAAAGTAGCGCGATCGAGATTGTCATGACTGGGTGCGGCCACAGCGTTACTGTAAGCCAAAATCCCGACAATACAACCGACTACAAAAGTTGT includes:
- the trmB gene encoding tRNA (guanosine(46)-N7)-methyltransferase TrmB produces the protein MENIREIRSFVRRNSRTTDAQRRALQHFWSQYGIDYQEQILDLNAEFQRTAPKHIEIGFGRGDALHYFACHYPECDFLGIDIHLPGAGRLLQQLSDDALSNVRVMTEDAVKILTHCIAPNSIERFYVLFPDPWPKKRHLKRRLIQADFVALIASRLKVNGEFYLATDWEDYAYQMLNVLEANACFQNKLAPRCFLPRWRVDRPLTKFEQRGQRLGHGVWDLCYVKREKNWVEK
- the glgX gene encoding glycogen debranching protein GlgX gives rise to the protein MNTIYNLEIQRGYPLPLGATLLPNGVNFAVFSSSASSVSLVLFAPREYRSEFRREIRLRSRIHRTGHIWHVFVAGIGIDWEYAYHVAYDPNHAPSFLHLEREQLLLDPYAKLIQGRPEWSVPQQASRRRIFASGVRRGVVVADHYAWEADRPLHRPYAETVIYELHVRGFTRHPSAQVNAKAGTFAALTEKIPYLQQLGVTAVELLPIHEFDEAENPRRNPQNGAFLANYWGYSSINWFAPKLSYADNPQQVLNELKSMVKAFHCAGIEVFLDVVFNHTAEGDQHGVTFSLKGFDNEVYYLLTKDKTAYLNYSGCGNTINANHPVVSDLIIDCLRYWVLEMHIDGFRFDLASILCRGQQGEVLPLPPLIQRIAQDPILAQTKLIAEAWDAAGLYQVGQFPCPQRWAEWNGRFRDDIRRFLKGDGGQIMGLKNRLMGSPDLYHAPWRSINFITSHDGFTLHDLVSYNQKYNEANGENNQDGDSHNNSWNCGQEGETINTRIIQLRQRQMKNFLALLFLSQGTPMLVAGDECGRTQLGNNNAYCQDNEISWFHWQLVEKNADLWRFCQQLILLRRHETLFQQNQFLSEHHRHVPHVQWHGVKLSCPDWSWESRSLALQLRSDEGYYAAHYYLIINAFWDNLTFELPPLPSRQSWYRFIDTYLSAPEDIAASLQETVRLTQQDHYAVSGRSVVLLVARTE
- a CDS encoding ribosome modulation factor, giving the protein MSKDSIDTRLQLDTPERIDFANHVLRVLRYVIATIQLEKRKQWSSQDLIDLLDKMMLEIAQGITEEDKIREHRLRMGLHAFKQGMSRDKNPYPTDSQEHSWWDTGWRDGERAAKKAQLKPVPEIAAEHRQKPRCYYRVQLQDQSGTVEWSAALHMYVAAGGGTLYDDYDEAESLTRHLQQMAKTGVVSLLVVEANTEKN
- a CDS encoding DNA-binding domain-containing protein — encoded protein: MNAPSELKQLQENFADLIWNFSVEKADDFSDSALTAESANGLMIYRNSIFGLLSDALSRIYPVVQRLVGERFFYVMAKHYVQHYPSYSGDLHEYGAFFNTFITHYSPAQSLIYLPDVARLEWAWHCAFHAADSDALQIEALAQIPVDQSASLRFHLHPSAHLLASDYPIQRIWQVNQDHYQGDKHVDLAQGGDLLLILRRNFLIELHRLSPAEFTLLSALQNGKTFEQTCEQTLAVNKHFHLSHYLYYFIQNNTITAFSHD
- a CDS encoding DUF692 domain-containing protein; amino-acid sequence: MNSIFFPLKAGIGLRSVHYQALLETRPAVGWLEAHSENYFSAGGATLRWLTRLRELYPLSLHGVGLSLGSTDQFAVSHLEKLKQLIARFEPVLVSEHLSWSSVNQRFFNELLPLPYNESTLAYLSQRIDQVQHYLGRQLLIENVSSYIQFKASTMPEWVFIRELVQRTGCGVLLDINNVYVNAFNHGFNPETYLAAIPSDAVKEFHLVGFENHHESLLIDTHSRTVADGVWEWYQKALTYFGDIPTIIEWDNDIPELKQLVNEAEKADNYRKIYHERTQ
- a CDS encoding c-type cytochrome; the encoded protein is MNRVANTLISGLLLTTALSGTAWADDAKKDAVEYRQSVYQVIKGNFAPMAQVVKGEASYDADSFTLRAERVAALSKMALEGFIPETDMLSMDVKTGAKPNIWEEWDDFKAKNAALATESEKLLEVAKTGDLDKIKAQFAETGKTCKSCHDKFREK
- a CDS encoding DUF1566 domain-containing protein is translated as MPIAEGELTRLLERATVRFWVGKESVGTAFFITPDYLLTAYHCIGEYADRNELYISNSIYGKKRVRLEEDKCFRNEEIDIAVLKLWNEKPSSDYVPLGLVNILNLSQSVVALGYPQDNFMITEGKLLSFPEKHPNMFISDCLKGRGQSGGLVYHHESQRVVGLALRVCEEDYLLNSGYVGRFDELFRHWPQLRDLNAKTIQHWNNRLGLSDNSVVIKTVIKPSRWGFWLGFGLLSVLILNVAYWETKQPIIVVNNPEPSSILSQAKNQLDKAEKSLSLCQSDLTSYKNNYNGLQSRFKQQETALNTSKADLSACQNKLRSLQTELKVMEEKLVKAESKTSLIKDRYRDNGDGTVTDTKTDTKTNLQWMRCLIGQEWQNGRCQGEAQKMDWDEAQKLKISFAGHSGWRLPTIEELRSLVYCSSGKPAYFPNNGKKCESEYQRPTLVKEAFPDALAEHHFVWSSSPVAGNEGYAWYVGFKHGHGSSNYRNGYGHVRLVRGGQ
- a CDS encoding DUF3306 domain-containing protein, with amino-acid sequence MTSDSFLQRWSKRKRAAQQLPTDSSETPPIIADTTKSPAQVTTTADTQEKPLTDADMPSLDSLTPQTDMQPFFSQGVSEELRREAFRALFKQAQFNQCDGMDIYARNYNDFKPLGDIIPHDMQRFFAREAQATAEAESAIPAPLPSETTTDTSTQPTIAPDEKSMK